Proteins encoded within one genomic window of Candidatus Methylomirabilota bacterium:
- a CDS encoding response regulator yields the protein MRDESPRVLVVEDNRDTSALLRDLLEAEGYQVNSVATGEAVFETLELTPAVDLLVLDLMLPGMSGYEVIEQLRAEANFSRIPILVLSALSSAAARVRGLRDGADDYMTKPFLPEELVARARTLVTSRLLERRTREIQALGQIAQASLTAASADVLLRRIVEIVAEVFEADAAMILLTDEARGELRARAAVGLGDDLGGLSTPSGEGVGGIALSTRRPVLILDGAAADPRVGNAVLRREGFRSLMAAPLIAGGAPIGVIEVARRGRRIDPRADRLLHIVADRVAVAIEHARLQGEAHELADVVRRIGEGVVVADGDDRVVFANRAFLEMVGLTAEEMIGQRWTESLSTAQDIAALTSQLRQLPFQGEFLLIARGGEPRPVHLTLSTVERAEGGPQRIGVFRDISHEHELRFRVIREQKFRTLGSLAAGVAHNINNRLTPVLGWTEMLLERLAAGESIDPEEVAHALRVIHQGAEDSVGTVRRLQEYSRPARVMKGPEVVQLREIVEQLLALTRPQWDNEAARRGVRYQIDLRIEPAPPILAVASEIREALLNTLENAFTAMPDGGRLTIEIRGHDDHAVVAISDTGRGMSPEVQRLAFEPFFTTRASEGGTGLGLALAQEIVQRYGGRIALASRQGVGTTFTFTFPAVTADAPRGPVFLPILEPLRILAVEDEPEVLDLVRAMLAHAGHTVLSAASGREALALFGREPVDLVITDLGMPGMTGLALAAELKRLRPVPIVLLTGWADELERDATLGVDVVLAKPFSRERLFDTLARAVPDRVRSA from the coding sequence ATGAGGGACGAGTCACCCCGCGTGCTCGTCGTCGAGGACAACCGGGACACCTCCGCGCTCCTGCGCGACCTCCTGGAGGCGGAGGGCTACCAGGTGAACTCCGTGGCGACCGGCGAAGCGGTCTTCGAGACGCTCGAGCTGACGCCGGCCGTCGATCTGTTGGTGCTCGATCTCATGCTGCCCGGCATGAGCGGCTACGAGGTCATCGAGCAGCTGCGGGCCGAGGCGAACTTCAGTCGCATCCCGATTCTGGTATTGAGCGCGCTGAGCAGCGCGGCGGCCCGGGTCCGCGGGCTCCGGGACGGCGCCGACGACTACATGACGAAGCCCTTCCTGCCCGAGGAGCTGGTGGCGCGGGCGCGGACGCTCGTCACCAGCCGGCTGCTCGAGCGGCGGACGCGGGAGATCCAGGCGCTGGGCCAGATCGCCCAAGCCAGCCTGACGGCCGCGAGCGCCGACGTTCTCCTGCGCCGGATCGTGGAGATCGTGGCCGAGGTGTTCGAGGCCGATGCCGCGATGATTCTGCTCACCGACGAGGCGCGGGGCGAGCTGCGCGCGCGCGCCGCGGTCGGCCTGGGCGACGACCTGGGCGGGCTGTCGACCCCCTCCGGCGAGGGCGTGGGCGGGATCGCGCTCAGCACACGCCGCCCGGTCCTGATCCTCGACGGCGCCGCCGCCGATCCGCGGGTGGGGAATGCGGTGCTGCGGCGGGAGGGATTTCGCTCGCTGATGGCGGCGCCGCTCATCGCGGGGGGCGCGCCCATCGGCGTCATCGAGGTGGCCCGGCGGGGGCGACGGATCGATCCCCGGGCCGACCGGTTGCTGCACATCGTGGCCGACCGGGTGGCGGTGGCGATCGAGCACGCGCGGCTGCAGGGGGAGGCGCACGAGCTGGCGGACGTCGTCCGGCGCATCGGCGAGGGCGTCGTGGTCGCCGACGGCGACGACCGCGTCGTCTTCGCCAACCGCGCCTTCCTCGAGATGGTCGGCCTGACCGCCGAGGAGATGATCGGCCAGCGCTGGACGGAGTCGCTCTCCACTGCCCAGGACATCGCCGCGCTGACCTCCCAGCTACGGCAGCTGCCCTTCCAGGGGGAATTCCTCCTGATCGCGCGCGGCGGCGAGCCCCGGCCCGTGCACCTGACGCTGTCGACGGTGGAGCGGGCGGAGGGCGGACCCCAGCGCATCGGCGTGTTCCGGGACATCAGCCACGAGCACGAGTTGCGGTTCCGCGTGATCCGCGAGCAGAAGTTCCGGACGCTCGGCTCGCTGGCCGCCGGTGTGGCCCACAACATCAACAATCGGCTCACGCCGGTGCTGGGTTGGACGGAGATGCTGCTGGAGCGGCTGGCCGCCGGCGAGAGCATCGATCCCGAAGAGGTGGCCCATGCACTGCGGGTCATCCACCAAGGGGCCGAGGACAGCGTGGGCACGGTGCGGCGGCTGCAGGAGTACTCGCGCCCGGCCCGGGTGATGAAGGGGCCCGAGGTCGTCCAGCTCCGCGAGATCGTCGAGCAGTTGCTGGCCCTCACCCGGCCCCAGTGGGACAACGAGGCGGCCCGGCGCGGAGTGCGCTACCAGATCGACCTCCGCATCGAACCCGCCCCCCCGATCCTGGCGGTGGCGAGCGAGATCCGGGAGGCCCTGCTCAATACTTTGGAAAATGCGTTCACGGCCATGCCGGACGGCGGGCGGCTCACGATCGAGATCCGCGGCCACGACGATCACGCGGTCGTGGCCATCTCCGACACCGGCCGCGGGATGAGCCCCGAGGTGCAGCGCCTGGCCTTCGAGCCGTTCTTCACCACGCGCGCCAGCGAGGGCGGCACGGGGCTGGGCCTGGCCCTGGCCCAGGAGATCGTCCAGCGCTACGGAGGCCGCATCGCGCTGGCCAGCCGGCAGGGCGTCGGCACCACGTTCACGTTCACGTTCCCCGCCGTCACCGCCGACGCGCCGCGGGGGCCCGTGTTCCTGCCCATCCTCGAGCCCCTCCGGATCCTGGCCGTCGAGGACGAGCCGGAGGTGCTCGATCTCGTGCGGGCGATGCTGGCCCACGCCGGGCACACCGTGCTGAGCGCCGCCTCCGGGCGGGAGGCGCTGGCGCTGTTCGGGCGCGAGCCCGTCGACCTCGTCATCACCGATCTCGGCATGCCCGGCATGACGGGGCTGGCGCTGGCCGCCGAGCTCAAGCGGCTGCGCCCGGTGCCCATCGTGCTCTTGACGGGCTGGGCCGACGAGCTGGAGCGGGACGCGACGCTGGGCGTCGACGTGGTGCTGGCCAAGCCGTTCTCGCGCGAGCGCCTGTTCGACACCCTGGCCCGCGCCGTCCCCGATCGCGTCCGCTCCGCGTAA
- a CDS encoding CoA-transferase — protein sequence MTDKRITLGEVPRYVQSGMRLGIGGGPVMITPTALIREVVRSGVRDLNLVAASTGGFGLDLLIGAGCAASVEFAQIVFNEFGPAPNFRRYAESGRLRCLDHT from the coding sequence GTGACGGACAAGCGGATCACCCTCGGGGAAGTGCCGCGCTACGTGCAGAGCGGCATGCGGCTGGGCATCGGCGGCGGGCCGGTCATGATCACGCCCACCGCGCTGATCCGCGAGGTGGTCCGCAGCGGCGTCCGTGACCTGAATCTGGTGGCCGCCTCCACCGGCGGCTTCGGCCTCGACCTCCTGATCGGCGCCGGGTGCGCGGCGTCGGTGGAGTTCGCGCAGATCGTCTTCAACGAGTTCGGCCCGGCGCCGAACTTCCGCCGCTACGCGGAGAGCGGCCGCCTTCGCTGTCTCGACCACACCTGA
- a CDS encoding RraA family protein, with protein MDTKAFARLSPTTFADVLTRDHVMDHGIRPAWAPIPRVAGPAYPVRCDRGDNLMLHAAIHRAPAGAIVVVEAGDRDYAVSGGNVCAWAQKRGIAAFVVDGVIRDVAEVRERGFPVFARGVIPIPGDKRRAGVLNGPVSCGGVRVAPGDIVVADEEGIVVVPLGRAQEILSAAEAKAAKDAAQSLDDWARAHRERIEQTLRELNFRD; from the coding sequence ATGGACACCAAGGCCTTTGCCCGTCTGAGCCCCACGACTTTCGCCGATGTGCTGACGCGCGACCACGTGATGGACCACGGCATCCGCCCCGCCTGGGCGCCGATCCCGCGCGTGGCCGGGCCGGCCTATCCCGTGCGCTGTGACCGGGGGGACAACCTGATGCTGCACGCCGCCATCCACCGCGCGCCCGCTGGCGCGATCGTCGTGGTCGAGGCCGGCGACCGCGACTACGCGGTCTCGGGGGGCAACGTGTGCGCGTGGGCTCAGAAGCGCGGGATCGCCGCGTTCGTCGTCGACGGCGTCATCCGCGACGTGGCCGAGGTGCGCGAGCGGGGGTTCCCGGTCTTCGCCCGCGGCGTCATCCCCATCCCCGGCGACAAGCGGCGCGCGGGCGTGCTCAACGGTCCCGTCAGTTGTGGGGGCGTCCGGGTGGCGCCGGGCGACATCGTCGTGGCCGACGAGGAGGGGATCGTGGTCGTCCCGCTGGGACGCGCCCAGGAGATCCTGAGCGCCGCCGAAGCCAAGGCGGCCAAGGACGCCGCCCAGTCCCTGGACGACTGGGCCCGCGCCCACCGCGAGCGCATCGAGCAGACGCTGCGCGAGCTGAACTTTCGCGACTGA
- a CDS encoding Rieske (2Fe-2S) protein — protein sequence MRRMTAPSEWRCAVADLPAGRTATFRLRCGGRTVEGFVVNHGGGYHAYVNRCAHVGTPLDLWPNEFFSEDGQSLVCATHGAVYEPDSGHCTDGPCRGDALARLPLRREGDAIVVSCPRE from the coding sequence ATGCGGCGCATGACCGCCCCCTCCGAGTGGCGCTGCGCCGTCGCCGACCTGCCGGCGGGCCGGACCGCCACGTTCCGCCTCCGGTGCGGCGGGCGGACGGTGGAGGGCTTCGTCGTCAACCACGGCGGCGGCTACCACGCCTACGTCAACCGCTGCGCCCACGTGGGCACGCCGCTCGACCTCTGGCCCAACGAGTTCTTCAGCGAGGACGGGCAGTCGCTCGTCTGCGCCACCCACGGCGCCGTCTACGAGCCCGACAGCGGCCACTGCACGGACGGCCCCTGCCGGGGCGACGCGCTGGCCCGCCTGCCGCTGCGCCGCGAGGGCGATGCGATCGTCGTCTCCTGCCCGCGCGAATGA
- a CDS encoding glycosyltransferase family 2 protein, protein MGDVGRLGQPKVVVVMPAYNAGRTLRLTYEELPKDAVSTVILVDDGSTDSTLQIARELGLEVFVHNRNYGYGANQKTCYTEALRAGADIVVMVHPDYQYDPALVPKLIEPVVSGRADVVLGSRRKAGSPLAQGMPWWKYAANRGLTWLENRAFGLNLSEYHTGYRAFRREVLDVVNFVLNSDGFVFDQEIIGQIVAAGFRIEEIAVPTRYFPEASSASLAASTVYGLRILSMLFWFTLHRRGIRRSRRFDSLRARYTRLP, encoded by the coding sequence ATGGGTGACGTCGGGCGACTCGGCCAGCCGAAGGTGGTCGTGGTGATGCCGGCCTATAATGCGGGCCGCACGCTGCGGCTGACGTACGAGGAGCTTCCCAAGGACGCGGTGAGCACGGTGATCCTGGTGGACGACGGCTCGACCGACTCCACCCTCCAGATCGCGCGCGAGCTGGGGCTGGAGGTCTTCGTCCACAACCGGAACTACGGCTACGGCGCCAACCAGAAGACCTGCTACACGGAGGCGCTGCGAGCGGGCGCCGACATCGTCGTGATGGTGCACCCGGACTATCAGTACGATCCGGCGCTGGTGCCGAAGCTCATCGAGCCCGTCGTCAGCGGTCGCGCCGACGTGGTGCTGGGCTCACGGCGCAAGGCGGGCTCGCCGCTGGCGCAGGGGATGCCCTGGTGGAAGTACGCGGCGAACCGCGGCCTCACCTGGCTCGAAAACCGGGCCTTCGGCCTGAACCTCAGCGAGTACCACACCGGCTATCGCGCCTTCCGGCGCGAAGTGTTGGACGTCGTCAACTTCGTGCTGAACTCCGACGGCTTCGTGTTCGATCAGGAGATCATCGGGCAGATCGTCGCCGCGGGCTTCCGGATCGAGGAGATCGCGGTGCCCACCCGCTACTTCCCCGAAGCCTCGTCGGCGAGCCTGGCGGCCTCGACCGTCTACGGCCTGCGGATTCTGTCCATGCTCTTCTGGTTCACGCTCCACCGCCGCGGCATCCGGCGCTCGCGGCGCTTCGATAGCCTCCGGGCGCGCTACACGCGCCTGCCCTGA
- a CDS encoding ABC transporter permease encodes MSSWRAELVAVWAFALRNLQMASRNVFLLFELLFWPVVNVMSIGLLTRFLGLSGPEISFVLIGTIAFNTLQVCQLDVAYALLYDAWSKSMKHQFVAPIGVRHLTVGAWIVGMLRGVFVFLLQAALARWAFGFDPLDAGPLPLAAFLAGCFLTAWVIGVLVCALVMLVGLRAETAAWASINLVLLLAGIYYPISVLPGPVAGVAAAIPLTYFLDAYRAHYGFAPEFSAPLAVGFPLAAGYVLVSHWALVAAVRRARRSGLLLKLSE; translated from the coding sequence TTGTCGAGCTGGCGCGCTGAGCTGGTGGCCGTCTGGGCCTTCGCGTTGCGCAATCTCCAGATGGCGTCCCGCAACGTCTTCCTGCTCTTCGAGCTGCTCTTCTGGCCGGTGGTCAACGTGATGTCGATCGGCCTCCTCACCCGGTTCCTGGGGCTCTCCGGCCCGGAGATCTCCTTCGTCCTCATCGGGACGATCGCGTTCAACACGCTGCAGGTCTGCCAGCTCGACGTCGCCTACGCCCTGCTCTACGACGCCTGGAGCAAGTCGATGAAGCACCAGTTCGTGGCGCCGATCGGCGTGCGGCATCTCACCGTGGGCGCCTGGATCGTCGGCATGCTGCGCGGGGTGTTCGTCTTCCTCCTGCAGGCCGCGCTGGCCCGGTGGGCCTTCGGCTTCGACCCGCTCGACGCCGGACCGTTGCCGCTGGCGGCGTTCCTGGCCGGGTGCTTTCTGACCGCGTGGGTCATCGGAGTCCTCGTCTGCGCGCTGGTCATGCTGGTCGGACTGCGGGCGGAGACCGCGGCCTGGGCCAGCATCAATCTCGTCCTGCTGCTGGCGGGGATCTACTATCCCATCTCCGTCTTGCCGGGCCCCGTGGCCGGCGTGGCGGCGGCGATTCCCCTGACCTATTTTCTGGATGCGTACCGGGCGCACTACGGGTTCGCCCCCGAGTTCAGTGCCCCGCTGGCGGTGGGCTTCCCGCTCGCCGCCGGCTATGTTCTAGTGTCCCACTGGGCGCTGGTGGCGGCCGTCCGCCGCGCGCGGCGCTCGGGGCTCCTCCTCAAACTATCGGAGTGA
- a CDS encoding nuclear transport factor 2 family protein has protein sequence MSGGPVDIEEANARFYRAFEALDLAEMDKVWAHGDHVKCVHPGWPLLAGWDAVRASWEAIFSSTGEIRFTISDVQVAARGDLGWVTCTENILSQVRGRVSVTSVLATNIFEQGPDGWRMIHHHASHVLGASASEP, from the coding sequence ATGAGCGGCGGGCCGGTCGACATCGAGGAGGCCAACGCGCGGTTCTACCGGGCGTTCGAGGCGCTCGATCTGGCCGAGATGGACAAGGTGTGGGCGCACGGCGACCACGTCAAGTGCGTCCACCCCGGCTGGCCGCTGCTGGCGGGCTGGGACGCGGTGCGCGCCTCCTGGGAGGCGATCTTCAGCAGCACCGGCGAGATCCGCTTCACCATCAGCGACGTGCAGGTGGCGGCCCGCGGCGACCTCGGCTGGGTCACCTGCACGGAAAACATCCTCTCCCAGGTCCGCGGTCGCGTGTCGGTGACGTCGGTGCTGGCCACCAACATCTTCGAGCAGGGACCCGACGGCTGGCGCATGATCCACCACCACGCCTCCCACGTCCTGGGGGCCTCCGCCTCCGAGCCTTGA
- a CDS encoding ABC transporter ATP-binding protein, producing the protein MLPFILMLAIDARDVAKTFRSGLLGRRRTAALRGVSLSVPRGAIFGVLGPNGAGKTTLLSIFATLLTPDGGTVTILGHDVVREAPALRRRLNLASGNASFLWNLRVAEILAFYGRLYGLYGAALKRRIEQLLEIGELEPYRRVPYNELSTGLKQRLSLAKSLVNDPELLFLDEPTLGLDPDVSVRMRSHIASLRRERGMTIVLTTHYMREAEELCDEIAFIKAGLILARGTSGDLKRQIRIGDVIALRLDPPQVPWLAEAPGVLRCVEGDGRVHCTVDEADKRLPELLRALHNEGVIVRDVQVREPDLEQVFVELAR; encoded by the coding sequence ATGTTACCATTCATACTCATGCTCGCCATCGACGCGCGCGATGTCGCGAAGACGTTCCGCTCGGGTCTGCTGGGCCGGCGCCGGACGGCGGCGCTGCGGGGCGTGTCCCTGAGCGTGCCCCGCGGCGCGATCTTCGGCGTGCTCGGTCCCAACGGCGCCGGCAAGACCACGCTGCTCTCGATCTTCGCCACGCTGCTCACGCCCGACGGGGGGACCGTCACCATCCTCGGCCACGACGTGGTCCGCGAGGCGCCGGCGCTCCGCCGCCGTCTCAACCTGGCCAGCGGCAACGCCTCGTTCCTCTGGAACCTCCGGGTCGCCGAGATCCTGGCGTTCTACGGGCGGCTCTACGGCCTCTACGGCGCCGCGCTCAAGCGACGCATCGAGCAGCTCCTGGAAATCGGCGAGCTGGAGCCTTACCGTCGCGTCCCCTACAACGAGCTCTCCACTGGCCTCAAGCAGCGCCTGTCGCTGGCCAAGTCCCTCGTCAACGATCCGGAGCTGCTCTTCCTGGACGAGCCGACCCTCGGGCTCGATCCCGACGTGTCCGTCCGCATGCGCTCCCACATCGCGTCGCTGCGCCGCGAGCGCGGGATGACCATCGTGCTGACCACCCACTACATGCGGGAGGCGGAAGAGCTGTGCGACGAGATCGCCTTCATCAAGGCCGGCCTCATCCTCGCTCGCGGCACCTCGGGCGACCTGAAGCGCCAGATCCGCATCGGTGACGTGATCGCGCTACGGCTCGATCCGCCGCAGGTGCCCTGGCTGGCCGAGGCGCCCGGCGTCCTGCGCTGCGTGGAGGGCGACGGCCGCGTTCACTGTACCGTGGACGAGGCCGACAAGCGCCTGCCCGAGCTGCTCCGCGCCCTGCACAACGAGGGCGTGATCGTGCGTGACGTCCAGGTGAGGGAGCCCGATCTGGAGCAGGTCTTTGTCGAGCTGGCGCGCTGA
- a CDS encoding undecaprenyl-diphosphate phosphatase: MTYPQAVALGVVQGVTEFLPVSSSGHLILAPHLLGWPDQGLAFDAAIHLGTLGALLAYFRGELRALASGALSPRIGLLLVLATIPGGLAGLLFDTLIEAHLRSAVVVATSTAFWAIVMAVADRRAAPPTPGGGDPLERISGGQALAIGCAQALALIPGTSRSGITITAALFGGLDRPTAARFAFLLGVPITAGAGALKILHLLRVGLPPAESGPLVAAVVAAFLSGWIAVWFLVGYVKRRSLLPFVLYRLLVAAVIFALVAR; encoded by the coding sequence GTGACGTATCCGCAGGCGGTGGCGCTGGGCGTCGTCCAGGGAGTCACCGAGTTTCTTCCCGTCTCCTCCTCCGGCCACCTCATCCTGGCGCCGCACCTCTTAGGCTGGCCCGATCAGGGCCTCGCCTTCGACGCCGCCATCCACCTGGGGACGCTGGGGGCGCTGCTCGCGTACTTCCGCGGCGAGCTGCGCGCGCTGGCGTCGGGGGCGCTCTCACCCCGGATCGGCCTGCTCCTCGTCCTGGCCACCATCCCGGGCGGGCTGGCCGGCCTGCTCTTCGACACGCTCATCGAGGCGCACCTCCGCTCGGCCGTCGTGGTGGCGACGTCGACCGCGTTCTGGGCGATCGTGATGGCGGTGGCCGACCGCCGAGCGGCGCCGCCGACGCCGGGCGGCGGCGATCCGCTCGAGCGCATCAGCGGGGGCCAGGCCCTCGCTATCGGCTGCGCCCAGGCGCTGGCGCTGATCCCCGGAACATCGCGCTCGGGCATCACCATCACGGCGGCGTTGTTCGGCGGCCTCGATCGGCCGACGGCGGCGCGCTTCGCTTTCCTGCTGGGCGTTCCGATCACGGCCGGCGCGGGGGCACTCAAAATACTGCACCTGCTCCGCGTCGGTCTGCCGCCCGCGGAGTCCGGCCCGCTCGTGGCCGCCGTGGTCGCCGCGTTCCTGAGCGGGTGGATCGCCGTGTGGTTCCTGGTGGGCTACGTCAAGCGCCGCTCCCTGCTGCCCTTCGTGCTCTACCGCCTCCTCGTCGCCGCGGTCATCTTCGCCCTCGTGGCCCGATGA
- a CDS encoding CoA transferase: MVVPGHVGSDYQRLRPEFRVIPNPYDPAQRVMIVPAIRCDAALIHALAATPDGTLLVDHMEDDALLAQASRVVIASAERIVTRDELGRAGEGVVLEGIHVTAVVELPRGAHPTFVRGLYAVDAAHLGEYAVAARDDEAFRDYLARYVHGPKDHAAYLALLT; the protein is encoded by the coding sequence ATGGTCGTGCCGGGGCACGTGGGCTCGGACTACCAGCGTCTCCGGCCCGAGTTCAGGGTGATCCCGAACCCCTACGACCCCGCCCAGCGCGTGATGATCGTCCCCGCCATCCGGTGCGACGCCGCGCTCATCCACGCCCTGGCGGCGACGCCCGACGGCACCCTGCTGGTCGACCACATGGAGGACGACGCGCTGCTCGCCCAGGCCTCGCGGGTGGTGATCGCGTCGGCGGAGCGGATCGTGACGCGGGACGAGCTCGGTCGGGCCGGCGAGGGCGTAGTGCTGGAAGGCATCCACGTCACTGCCGTCGTCGAGCTGCCCCGGGGCGCGCACCCCACGTTCGTCCGGGGGCTCTACGCCGTCGATGCCGCGCATCTCGGCGAGTACGCCGTCGCCGCCCGGGACGACGAGGCCTTCCGGGACTACCTCGCCCGCTACGTGCATGGCCCCAAGGACCACGCCGCCTACCTCGCCCTGCTGACGTGA
- a CDS encoding iron-containing redox enzyme family protein yields MALDAKAFGAALLQEVRERRSFGGHPLWFKIAEGRLSRQALGEFAKQFFLQVVEFPRAVSALHSRCPDVAERVKLAESVYEEETGRLSGSKPHPELFLDFAAGAGVPRPEMLAATPLPSTAALIHWFEYSTKLLPFHEGVAAINLAAEGQVVGAFGPFARALQKHYGLSQAAVAFWDIHEVADAEHSDVGDHIVVRHATTAERQEAVRRAVRTSLAMWWQFFDGMDESFG; encoded by the coding sequence ATGGCGCTCGATGCGAAGGCGTTCGGCGCGGCGCTCCTGCAGGAGGTGCGGGAGCGCCGCTCCTTCGGGGGCCACCCGCTGTGGTTCAAGATCGCCGAGGGCCGGCTCTCCCGCCAGGCACTCGGCGAGTTCGCCAAGCAGTTCTTCCTGCAGGTGGTCGAGTTCCCCCGGGCCGTGTCGGCGCTGCACTCGCGTTGCCCCGATGTGGCCGAGCGTGTGAAGCTGGCCGAGTCCGTCTACGAGGAGGAGACGGGGCGGCTGTCGGGCTCCAAGCCGCACCCCGAGCTGTTCCTCGACTTCGCCGCCGGCGCGGGCGTCCCGCGCCCGGAGATGCTGGCGGCGACGCCGCTGCCCTCGACGGCGGCGCTCATCCACTGGTTCGAGTACTCCACGAAGCTCCTGCCGTTCCACGAGGGCGTGGCCGCCATCAACCTGGCCGCCGAGGGGCAGGTGGTGGGGGCCTTCGGCCCCTTCGCCCGCGCGCTTCAGAAACACTACGGCCTCAGCCAGGCAGCGGTCGCGTTCTGGGACATCCACGAGGTGGCCGACGCCGAGCACTCGGACGTGGGCGATCACATCGTCGTCCGGCACGCCACGACCGCCGAGCGGCAGGAGGCCGTCCGCCGGGCGGTGCGGACCTCGCTGGCGATGTGGTGGCAGTTCTTCGACGGAATGGACGAGAGCTTCGGGTAG
- a CDS encoding CoA-transferase, with the protein MATVIAREVRDGETVAVGTLAPVPASGVLLAHFTHAPRARVVILNHPDYWPFRQGSKEFYDFAQRGGFDLFFLSGGQIDRHGNLNLIAVGDVERPRVRLPGGAGSAMLYYLPRRVIVFRTEHSPRIFVERVDHVASPGSSPPEVARPGGPWKVVTPLCVFRFDKERKALVVESVHPGVTREELARRTGFALDYAGRVGVIPEPTPGELHLLRTRVREAVAKTYPQFAETAFAR; encoded by the coding sequence ATGGCGACCGTCATCGCCCGCGAGGTGCGCGACGGCGAGACGGTGGCGGTGGGGACGCTGGCGCCGGTGCCCGCCAGCGGCGTGCTGCTCGCTCACTTCACACACGCGCCCCGGGCGCGGGTCGTCATCCTCAACCACCCCGACTACTGGCCCTTCCGCCAGGGCTCCAAGGAGTTCTACGACTTCGCGCAGCGCGGCGGCTTCGACCTCTTCTTCCTCTCGGGCGGCCAGATCGATCGCCACGGCAACCTGAACCTGATCGCGGTCGGCGACGTCGAGCGGCCGCGCGTCAGGCTCCCGGGCGGCGCCGGCTCGGCGATGCTCTACTACCTGCCCCGGCGAGTCATCGTCTTCCGCACCGAGCACTCCCCGCGGATCTTCGTCGAGCGCGTGGACCACGTGGCCAGCCCGGGCTCGAGCCCGCCCGAGGTCGCGCGGCCGGGCGGCCCCTGGAAGGTCGTCACCCCTCTGTGCGTGTTCCGCTTCGATAAGGAGCGGAAGGCACTGGTGGTGGAGTCCGTCCACCCGGGCGTGACGCGGGAGGAGCTGGCGCGGCGCACGGGCTTCGCGCTCGACTACGCCGGGAGGGTGGGGGTCATCCCCGAGCCCACGCCGGGCGAGCTCCACCTGCTCCGCACCCGCGTCCGCGAAGCCGTCGCCAAGACCTACCCGCAGTTCGCCGAGACCGCGTTCGCCCGTTGA
- a CDS encoding molybdopterin-binding protein, with protein MPKTAGIILIGNEILSGKIADANAAYLCRELRALGVDVRRISVIPDQVETIAAEIAAHCRDHDVVFTSGGVGPTHDDVTIEGAARALAVAVVRHPALVALLIQYYGGQATDAHLKMAEVPEGAELIGGESLRFPTILMRNVYILPGVPEIFRQKFEAIRERFRDQPFHLKNVFVSIAEGSLADYLNGLLRDFPALLLGSYPEFSNPEYRVKVTLESRDPTYLEEALDALLARLPGDAVVKVT; from the coding sequence ATGCCGAAGACTGCGGGCATCATCCTCATCGGAAACGAAATCCTCTCGGGCAAGATCGCGGACGCCAACGCCGCGTATCTCTGCCGCGAGCTGCGCGCCCTCGGTGTCGACGTGCGCCGGATCAGCGTGATTCCCGACCAGGTCGAGACGATCGCCGCGGAGATCGCCGCCCACTGCCGTGACCACGACGTCGTGTTCACCTCGGGCGGTGTGGGTCCGACCCACGACGACGTGACCATCGAGGGCGCGGCGCGGGCGCTGGCGGTGGCCGTGGTCCGCCACCCCGCGCTGGTCGCGCTGCTCATCCAGTACTACGGCGGCCAGGCCACCGACGCCCACCTCAAGATGGCGGAGGTCCCGGAGGGGGCCGAGCTGATCGGCGGCGAGTCACTCCGCTTCCCCACCATCCTGATGCGCAACGTCTACATCCTGCCCGGCGTGCCCGAGATCTTCCGCCAGAAGTTCGAGGCGATCCGCGAGCGGTTCCGCGATCAGCCCTTCCACCTCAAGAACGTGTTCGTGAGTATCGCCGAGGGGAGCCTGGCCGACTACCTCAACGGTCTGCTCCGCGACTTCCCTGCGCTCCTGCTCGGCTCCTACCCGGAGTTCTCGAACCCCGAGTACCGGGTCAAGGTGACGCTCGAGTCGCGGGACCCCACCTATCTGGAGGAGGCCCTGGACGCGCTGCTCGCCCGCCTGCCCGGCGACGCCGTCGTCAAGGTCACCTGA